DNA sequence from the Psychrilyobacter piezotolerans genome:
GAGTTTTCAGCTGATTTTTTTTCATATTTGCATTTATCTGGCCAATCTCATCAAAAAGTTTATTTATTTTAAACCAGTTTTTTTCCGGATCATCTATCAATAATTTATTTATTTCCAACTCTTTCTGGTCCAATTCGATGAGCATTATCTTATGTTTTTTTAGTGCCGTACTCAAAATAGTCTTTGCATTTTCTATATTTTCATCACTTATTCCAATTGTTGACAGTTCCTTTTCCATATTGCTTATAGACATATTTGCATAGGAGAACATCGATCCTAGTAGCATCAACCCCAGTATTATATACCTTCTCATTTAATTTTCCTCCCTACATCTTAAAATCACTTACAAAAAAATCTTCCTCTTTAACATTTGACAGCTTCCTGCCCTTTAATAAACCATCATCTAAAAGGTCCATTTCTACTGCGTTTTTCACCTCTAAATATTTAGGCAGATCATTTCTGCTCGTTACTGTTTTTACAATACCCTGACTTGCCCTGACATTTTGCGGCTGACTAATATCTCTCACTTGATAAAGCGCCGAAGTAGATACTATTCCCACAATAAATAGTGAAAGTCCGATAGCACTGTTTCTTTTATTTTTATGCTTTTCTTCCTCTAATAAAGTTTTATATATATTTACCTTTACCCTTGCCTTTATATCTCCATTTAATTTTTCTCTAAAATCATCCATTATAATCCCCCCATCTCCTTCAAGCCTTTATAGTAGATCGATTTTACTGTTGAGAGTTTCATATCTTTTATCTTGCCTATCTCCCTAAGTTTATAGCCGTATATATCCTTCATAAGTATTATTTCCCTTTCCCTCTCAGATATTAGTTGTAACTTTTCCTCTAACACTATTTTTGTAGTTACATCTTCATTGTCTTCTATACTCAGCACCTCTTCATTGAGCTCAAATGTTTCCTTTCTTCTCCTAAAAAAATCATAGGTTTTATTAATAGCTATCCGATATACCCATGTATATACCCCGCTGTCATTCCTAAATTTTTTCAAATTTTTATAGACAGTTAAGAATACATCTTGGGCTATATCCTCAGCATCTTCCTTGTTTTTTACCATTCCCAGTATTTTATTGTAGATCCTACTAAAATACGTCTCAAATATTTCATCAAAATTCATAATTTCATTCTCCTATACTACTTTGACGCAACAAACTCATAAAAAGTTTATTTTTTCTCCTCAATATAAGAGAAAATAATTTTTTTCTTACTATTTTTATTCATTTCTAATTTAAATTTAATTATTCTGTTGGAAATTTTTTCATATTTTTCTTGAGATCTTAGTTTAGTCCAAATTTCCGGCAGCTGATCATAGTTTATTTCCAAA
Encoded proteins:
- a CDS encoding RNA polymerase sigma factor, with product MNFDEIFETYFSRIYNKILGMVKNKEDAEDIAQDVFLTVYKNLKKFRNDSGVYTWVYRIAINKTYDFFRRRKETFELNEEVLSIEDNEDVTTKIVLEEKLQLISEREREIILMKDIYGYKLREIGKIKDMKLSTVKSIYYKGLKEMGGL